From Campylobacter concisus:
ATTTTTCTCGTAGGACACAAAATCAGCTGTTTTAATTACATTTTTACTCTTATAAGTTTCAAGGGCTGATTTCAAAAACTCTATATTTAAATTTACCATCGAATAAGCCTCAGCCTTAATCCAATCCAATTTATATTCTTTATAATAGCCAGAACTTCGTATATTTCTCCAAAATTTATCGTAGTTTTCTTTATTAAAATCAATCCAGCCGCCCGACATATCTATGGCTATCCTCTTTGCTATATGAAAATTCATATTACTTGAGGCTCCATCACCCTTTGACGCTATACCGCACCCGCAAAATATCAGCACAATCATAAAAATAATCAGCTTTTTCATCGCTTCTCCTGTAAACATAATTTTGCAAAATTTTACTACCGCAAGCATTAAATTTTACTTGCAAAATACGCGCAAGCTAAATTTCGCATCAAATTTGAGCGCTATCACTCGCCGATCACTAGCATCGCGTCAAGCGCACTTTGGTTTATGTCGCTACAAAAGTGCCCAAGCCCCATTAGATACTTTAAATTTTCTGCTTTTTTCATCTAAAATAGCCCTTTTAAAAGCCCCTTTAAATTTTGCTTTTCGCCGCTTGCGCCTTCATCATCTTTGCCAAGCTTTTTATCTAAAAATCTACCTATCTCTTTTTTGACTTTATTTTCAAGATATTGCGAGCCGACATCGTATTTTAGGTTGTCTGTCGTGCCTGAGATTTTCACGTTTAGGTCGGTCTTTTCAAGCCTGCAAACAAGCGGTGCGTTTAGCATTTTTGTAGCGCTGTTATAAGTGCCGTTTGAGACATTTATATCGCTCTTTGGCGAGCTTAAATTTACGTTAAAAATGACGTTGTCGCCCTTTATATCGCCGTAAATTTTGCCGTCTTTGTAAATTTCTTTTGTGATGTCCTTGCCAGTGAAGGTTTTTATATTGTTTGTGAGATTTGTGCTGGCTAGGTGTCCCTCTTTTAGCAATATGTCAAATTTGCCGAGCTTTTGAGTCGTCTCGTAGTTAAATTTAGCGTCGCCATTGCCGTCATAGAGATGATCAAGCGCTAAGGTTTGCGTTAGCCCTTTTACCTCGAAGCTTTTTAGCACTGCATCAAGCACGCCACCTTTGTAGTTTGCCTCGAACTTGCCCTTAAATAGATCATCTGAAGTGACTCTTACGCTTAGATCATCAACTTTGCCATTTGCCGTTACGAGCGATGCAAATTTGCCGTGAAGCTCACGACCCGCTAAAAATGCAAGCTTATTTAGCTCTGAAACCACCGCTTGAAGCTTTAAGCTTAGTGTGTTTTTGCCCACGTCAAAGCTGCCATCTATGCCCTTTATATCAGCTAGCGAGCTAAGAAAGTCGCCACTAAATTTTGCTACTTCACCTTTGTAGTCTAGGCTCAAATTTGAGCTAAATTTCTCGTTTTCTGGGAATTTTTTATCAAGCATTTTACTAAGCGTTGCGGCGTTAAATTTGCCGTCATTTAGGGCGATCGTTGCGGCTATACTTGGGCTTTTGCTAAAGATATTTTGCCCCTTTGCCTGGACATTTGCCTTAGCGTTTGCCAGTCTTTCGTTACCGCTAAGTGCTAAGATCTCTCCAAGCTGCGCCTCTTTTAGGCTAAGATCAAGATTTTCATTTTTTATGGTGGCGTTTAGCTTGCCAGCAAAGGCATCTCCACCTAAATTTAGCTCATCTATCTTGCTCTCTTTGACCTTCACATCTCCCGCAAGCGCCATCTTTGAGCTCACCTCAAAGCCACTAACCGCTTTAAATTTCTCAGGGTCGTTAATAAGCAGGGCAAATTTGCTAAAAATTTGGCTATTTTTTAGGTCATAAACGCCCTTTATATCCTTTAGCTCGCCAAGGTCGCTAAGCACATTTGCGCCAAAATTTACAAGCTCTCCTTTTGCGACAGCACCGCCTTTTAGCTCAAATTTAGTCGCATTTTTAAGTTTTGCAAGATCTTTATTTATAAGGCCGTTTTTTATATCAAATTTAGCCTCGCCGACAAGCTTTTTTAGCTCGTCAAAGCCGCTAAAATTTGCATTTAAATTTATCTCTCCGTCTGCATAGTTAGGCTGCAGGGCAAGTGCTAGAAGCTCTTTTAGTTTGATATTTGCGGCATTTAGGACTAAATTTTTACTATCAAAATTTGCATTTATCTTGCCACCAAGACCGTTAATGTCCGCTTTTAGGTTTTTAAGGGCATTTTCTTGCATCGTAATTTTGCCGTTTGCATCCACTGCGCCATTTAGCTGCTCGCCCAAGAGCTTGCCAAAAAGGGCGAGATCAGGCACGTTTAGCGAAAAGTCGCTCTTTAAATTTTTGCTACTTAGATCATAGGTCGTCTCATTTGCTTTCAAAGTGGCTTCTGGTGCGATGATAATGGTTTTTGCGCTCACTTTTTCATTTGCAAATTTAGTATTTACTCCGCCTTTAAAACTTATATCTTTTGCTAAATTTAGTCCAAATTCGTTTTTAAGAATTTCTTTGTTTATCGCTGCGTTGCTAGCTAAAATTTGAGCGTTAATGATGGGCTCATTTTTCTCATCAACGCCTTGCATGTTGCTCGTTAGATCAAGCTTGCCACTAGCTAAATTTGGCTTTTGAGTGAGAGCTGAGATCTCAGAAAGCTCGATATTTTTTGCGTCAAGATTTAGAGCTTTTGGCAGGTAGTCTTTTAAATTTGCGTTTAAATTTATGTTTGAGCCAAGCGCCGTACCAGTTGCCACTAGCTTAAAGTCGCTAAATTTGCCAGTCACGTTTGCCTTGAGCGCGACAGGCTCTTTTAGCCCGAGCTCGCTAGCCTTTGCCTTGTCGGTGTTTATGTCTATGTTCAAATTCATACTTTGAGTAAGCAGTGAAAGCTCGCCATTTGCCTTTAAATTTATGGCGTTCATCACAGTTGCTTCTAAATTTAAGGTGCTAACTCCTAGGCTAAAGTCTTTAAATTTGACGTCGATACCGCGAGCAAGTGCCTCTTTTTCTATTTTGCTGGCTATAAATTTATTACCAAAAGAGCTAAAGATAAAGCCAAAAATGCAAAGGATTATCAGCGCCAAAGCCACTACTAAATAGGCTATTTTTTTCATAAATTTCCTTTATATTAGTTTTACATATCATAAAACTTTAGTGTAAGTGACTAAAGTTTTAATAAAATTTAACTATAAATTATTGACTTTTTTAGAAAAAAGTGCTAGGATTTCATCACTCAAAAATAAAGAGTGCTAAAAAAGACAATTAAACCAAAAGGATGAACAATGAACTTTCAACCATTAGGCAAGCGTGTTCTAGTCGAACGCGTAGAGGAGACAAAGACCACAGCTTCGGGCATTATTATACCTGATAACGCAAAAGAAAAACCTTTAAGCGGTGAAGTAAAAGCAGTCGGGACTGAAATAGAGGGCGTAAAAGTTGGTGATAAAGTTGTATTTGCAAAATACGGTGGCACTGAGATAAATTTAGATGATAAAACATATCTTGTTTTAAACATCGACGACATTTTAGGTGTTATTAAATAATTTAAAAGGAAAAACAATGGCAAAAGAAATTTTTTACTCTGATGATGCAAGAAACCGCCTATACGAGGGTGTAAAAAAACTAAATGACGCTGTAAAAGTAACAATGGGGCCAAGAGGCAGAAACGTCCTTATTCAAAAGAGCTTTGGCGCTCCAAACATCACAAAAGACGGCGTTAGTGTAGCTAAAGAGGTTGAGCTAAAAGATACTATCGAAAACATGGGTGCAAGCCTAGTTAGAGAAGTGGCAAGTAAGACAAATGACCAAGCAGGTGACGGCACTACAACAGCAACCGTGCTAGCTCACGCTATATTTAAAGAGGGCCTTAGAAACGTAACTGCTGGCGCAAATCCTATCGAAGTAAAACGCGGCATGGATAAAGAAGTAGCAGCTCTTATAGATGCACTAAAAAATATCTCTAAAAAAGTATCAGGCTCAAAAGAGATCGCTCAGATCGCTACTATCTCTGCTAACTCAGACGAGAGTATCGGCAAACTTATCGCTGATGCGATGGAAAAAGTCGGTAAAGACGGCGTCATAACAGTAGAAGAGGCAAAGTCTATCCAAGACGAGCTAAGCGTTGTTGAGGGTATGCAGTTTGACCGCGGATATCTAAGCCCATACTTCATCACAAACCCTGAAAAGATGCAAGTTGAGCTAAGTAATCCATTCATATTGCTATTTGATAAGAAGATTACAAATTTAAAAGACCTACTCCCAGTGCTTGAGCAAGTACAAAAGAGTGGCAAACCACTTCTAATCATCGCTGAAGATATCGAGGGTGAGGCACTTGCAACGCTTGTTGTAAATAAGCTTCGTGGCGTGCTAAACATCTCAGCTGTAAAAGCTCCTGGCTTTGGTGATAGAAGAAAAGCGATGCTTGAAGATATCGCTATTTTAACAGGTGGCGAAGTCATTAGCGAAGAGCTAGGTAGAACACTAGAAAGCGCTACTATAAACGACCTTGGTCAAGCTTCAAGTGTAGTTATCGATAAAGACAACACAACTATCGTAAATGGCGCAGGCGAGAAGTCAGCAATAGACGCTAGAATAACTCAAATCAAAGCGCAAATCGCCGAGACTACAAGCGACTATGACAAAGAAAAACTTCAAGAGCGCCTTGCAAAACTAAGCGGTGGCGTGGCTGTTATCAAAGTAGGTGCTGCGACTGAGACTGAGATGAAAGAGAAAAAAGACCGCGTAGATGACGCACTAAGCGCTACTCGTGCAGCCGTAGAAGAGGGTATCGTAGTAGGTGGCGGTTCAGCTCTTATCCTTGCTTCAAAGAGCGTAAATTTAAATTTACAAGGTGACGAGGCGATCGGCGCTGAGATCGTTAGAAGAGCGCTTCGTGCTCCACTTCGCCAAATCGCTGAAAACGCTGGATTTGACGCAGGCGTGGTAGCAAATGCAGTTGAAACAAGCAAAGATGCAAATTTTGGCTTTAACGCTGCAACTGGCGAATATGTAAATATGTTTGAAGCTGGTATCATCGATCCAGTGAAAGTTGAGAGAGTTGCGCTTCAAAACGCTGTTAGCGTGGCTAGCTTGCTACTAACGACTGAGGCAACTATCAGCGAAATAAAAGAAGAAAAAGCAATGCCTGCAATGCCTGACATGGGCGGAATGGGTGGCATGGGCGGCATGATGTAAACCCGAATTTACCCGACTTTCCGTCGGGTAAATCTCTAAAATCTCAAATTTCTAAAAAATGGCTAAAATTAATAAAAATTTAACTTCTTTTTATCTATAATCCTAAAATTATTTAATTAAAAGATAAAAAATTTATGATAGAAGAAATTTTTAGAGAATATGATATACGCGGCATTTACGAGCGCGATCTAAACGAAACGAGCGTCAAAGCGATCGGATTAAATTTTGGCCGAGAAATGCTACGACGAGGCGCAAAAAACGTTAGCGTGGGGTATGATGCTAGGCTAAGTGCAAATGAGATTTTTGGCTGGCTAGTTAGCGGGCTAAATTTAGCCGGGATCAAGGTCTATGGTATCGGCTTACTGCCGACGCCGGTCGGGTATTTTAGCGTGTTTTCGGATAAATTTGACGCAAACGTAATGATAACCGGCTCTCATAATCCAAAAGAGTACAACGGCTTTAAAATCACGATTTTTAAGGATAGTTACTTCGGCGAGGATTTGCAAAAGTTAAAAGTCGCCGTGCTAGCAGACATCGCGGCAAAAACGCAAATCCCCGATGATTTGAGAGCCGAGAAATTCGACATCGCGACGCCTTATAAAAATTTTCTTATAGAACAGTTTGCACATCTAAAAGCCTTACCGCTTAAAATCGTCATCGACTGCGCAAACGGTGCGGTCGGCGCGGTTCTGCCCGAAATTTGCGAAGCGTTAAATTTGAACGCTCAAATTTTATATCCTGAGCCCGACGGAAACTTCCCAAATCATCATCCAGATCCTAGCGAGGAGAAAAACTTAATCGATCTAAAGGCCGCGCTAAAGGGCGAATTTGACATAGGATTCGGTTTTGACGGCGACGGCGACCGCATTGCGGTTCTGACCAAAAAACGCAACATAAAAGGCGACGAACTAGCATATCTATATAGCCTCGCGATGAAAAATCCGCGAGTTCTCGGCGAGGTAAAATGCTCGCAAAATATGTACGACGAGATCGACGCGCACGGCGGCAAAAGCTTTATGGGTAGGACCGGCCACAGTAACATCAAAAAGGCGATGAAGGAGCTAAATATCGACATGGCGGCCGAGGTGAGCGGGCATATTTTCTTTAAGGAGCGGTATTTTGGCTTTGACGATGCGACGTATGCGATGTTTCGCGCGCTAGAGCTGGTTGCAAAGGGCTTTAACCTAGACGGCGAGTTGGATAAACTGCCAAAAGTTTTTAGTACCGACGAGATAAAGATAAAAACGACCGATGCGCAAAAATTTAAGCTGGTTGCAAAGCTAAAAGAGGTTTTGGTTGAAATTTATGAGAAGGGCGACGCGCAAAATTTGCTAGCAGGCCTAGGTAAGATAGCCGAAATCATCGACATAGACGGCGTTAGAGTGAGATTTGAGGACGGCAGCTGGGCGCTAGTGCGAGCCTCGAATACTACGCCCGTCATCGTTACGAGATTTGAGACCAAGGATCAAATTTTGCTTGTAAAATTACAAGAAACATTTTTAAATTTGGTTGAAAATTTAAAGCAAAAGGCGTAAAAATGACAAACGTTATACTTTGCGGAGGTTTGGGTACGAGACTTTGGCCGCTATCTCGCACTCTGATGCCAAAGCAATTTATTAGGCTTTTTAACGGCAAATCTCTCTTTGACCTTACGCTTAGACGCAACATGCACGCGCAAAAAACGATCATCGTTTGCAACGAGGCGCACTATTTTTTGGCGCTTGATGAATGCGGAAGTAAAAAAATAGATAAATTTATCCTCGAGCCTTTTGGTAAAAACACTGCCGCGGCGATTACTTTTGCGGCGCTTTGCTGCGATGAGAACGAAATTTTACTAGTTACTCCAAGTGACCATCTAATCGAGAACGAAGCGGAGTACAAAAAAGCGCTTTTGATCGCGCAAAGTTACGCAAGTCAGGGCTTTTTAGCGACGTTTGGCATAAAACCTAACGAACCAAATACGGGCTACGGCTACATCAAGGCCGATAAAAACGGCGATGTGGAGCGGTTTATCGAAAAGCCAAACCTTGAAACCGCGACTAAATTTATAAAAGAGGGCGGATATTATTTTAACAGCGGTATGTTTTGCTTTAAGGCGGGCGTGTTTTTAAGCGAGATGAAAAAATATGCGCCAAGTATCGTAAAAGACGTTGCGGCAGCGCGATAGGGGGTTCGGCAAACGAACCGAATTTGCTAAAAATAAGTCCGAATTTCATGGATAAGATCGAAGATATCAGCATCGATTATGCGCTAATGCAAAAAAGCCTAAATATCAAAATGGTGCCACTTGATGCGGGCTGGAGCGATATGGGTAGCTTTAATGAGCTGAGTAAAAAGATAAAAAATATCGGCGAATCGTTACAAATCGACTCAAGCGAAAATTTTATCCTGACCAAAAAACCGACTGCGCTCGTGGACGTACAAAATTTGCTCGTAGTCGATACCAAAGACGAGCTTTTGATCGCCAAAAAAGGCGGTTCGCAAAAGGTAAAAGAGGTTTATAAGCACTTTTCAAATTCATTTCCTGAAATTTGCGAAGCGCACACGAGCGTATGCCGTCCGTGGGGTAGCTACGAGGTGCTAGGCGAGGGTAGCGGCTATAAGATGAAAAAGATAGTGGTTAAACCCGGCAAAAGACTGAGCTTGCAAAAGCATCTTTATAGAAGCGAACACTGGACGGTTGTATCTGGTGTGGCAACCGTAACCGTAAGAGGCGAAATTAGACTAGTTGAGTCAAACGAATCGACATATATAAAAACAGGAGAAGTTCATCGTTTGGCAAACAATGGTAATATGCCGGTTATTTTAATAGAGGTGCAAGTGGGGGAGTATATAGGAGAAGATGATATTATTAGGATAGAAGACGATTTTGATAGAAATTGATAAATAAAAATTTTATATAAAAGGATTATATAGTGGGTAAAGTGGCGTTAATTACCGGTATTACAGGGCAGGTTGGTTCGCAGATGGCTGATTTTTTGCTAGAAAATACTAGCTATGAGATAGTTGGAATGATGCGTTGGCAAGAACCTATGGATAATTTATATCATCTAAATGACAGGATAAATAAAAAGGATAGGATTAGTATATACTATGCTGATTTGAATGATTATGCATCAATTAATAGGATGATTAATGCAGTGAGACCAAATGTAATATTTCATTTGGCTGCACAATCATTTCCAAAAACATCTTTTAATATTCCAATAGAAACACTACAGACGAATATCATAGGAACTGCTAGCCTGCTGGAAGTTATTAGACAATTTAAAGAGACAGATGGTTATGACCCAGTGGTTCACATCTGTTCTTCGAGTGAGGTTTATGGTAGAGCAAAGCCTGGTGAAAAACTAAATGAAGATACTAAATTTCATGGAGCAAGCCCATACAGTATTAGTAAAATTGGAACCGATTATTTGGGTAGATTTTATGGCGAAGCTTATAATATAAAAACTTATATAACTAGAATGGGGACGCACACCGGGCCTAGAAGAAGCGACGTATTTTTCGAAAGTACGGTTGCAAAACAGATAGCGCTAATAGAAGCTGGACTACAAGAGCCAGTCGTCAAGGTTGGAAATTTGTCAAGTGTTAGAACTTTTCAGGATGCAAGAGATGCTGTTAGGGCTTATTATCTTTTATCATTAGAGAGTGAAAAAGGGAATATTCCTTGTGGTGAGGTATTTAATATTGCTGGTGAAGAAGCCTATAAATTGCCAGAAGTTGTAGATTTATTAATTGGTTATAGTACCATGAAGGATAAGATAAGGGTTGAAACGGATACAGACAGATTAAGGCCGATAGATGCCGATTATCAAATGTTTGATAATACCAAAATTAGACAATTTATAGATTGGAAACCTGAAATACCGACCAAAAAAATGTTCTTAGACTTGCTGAATCATTGGAGGGATGAGATTTCAAAAGGCAAGATTCCTTTAAATAGATAAATATAGCAAAGGATATTGTATGATAATTAGATCAAAGGCACCACTAAGACTAGGGCTTGCTGGCGGTGGTACGGATATAGAATTTTATTACTCTACTTATGGAGGGGCTGTTTTAAATGCTACTCTAAATTTGTACGCTTATTGCAATATAGAAGTTACTAATGACGACAAGATAATTTTTAATTCATTAGATCAAAATGAATTCGTAGAAGTTGTAAAGACCAATCTTATCAGTTGTGATGGAAGGTTGGATTTATATAAAAGCATATATAATAAGATAATAGAGCGCTATAATAATGGCAATGCGTTATCATTTAAGCTCACCACATATTCTGATGCTCCATCCGGTAGCGGTCTAGGAGGCTCATCAACCATGGTGGTAGCAATAATAAAAGCATTCTGCGAATGGTTAAACTTGTCATTAGGAGAATATGAAATAGCCTATCTTGCTTATGAAATAGAAAGAATTGATGTTGGTATAATTGGTGGTAAACAAGACCAATACGCTGCAACTTTTGGCGGATTTAATTTTATGGAATTCTACGATAATAATAGGGTGATAGTAAATCCATTAAGAGTTAAAAATTGGATTATTAATGAATTTGAATCATCAATAGTTTTGTATTTTACCGGGATAAGAAGGTCTGCATCCGTTATAGAAGAAGAAAAGAAAAATACCGCAACAAAAAATCCTAAACCATTGGAGGCCATGCACCAAGTAAAAGATGATGCCCGTCTAATGAAAGAGTTTTTATTAAAGGGTGATATCAACGGCTTTGCTAAGATATTGGGCAAATCTTGGGAGTCTAAAAAAAATATGGCAAAATCTGTTACGAATAGTGAAATAGATAAAGTTTTAAATATTGCGCTTGAAAATGGTGCATATTCTGGCAAGGTTAGCGGTGCTGGCGGCGGTGGCTTTATGTTTTTTATGGTCGATCCCATAAAAAAATATCAGCTTGTTAAGGCATTGAATAATAGCGGTGGAAAAGTTATAAATTTCAATTTCACAAAGGAAGGAACTACTGCATGGAAAGTATGATTAATGATTTTATAATAAATCAGTTTGGGAAGTCCTTGGAGCTAAAACAAGCAATTTACAATTCTAAGAATATCGGTATGGTTGTAAGAGATGTATCATTGGCGATAGTTAAAGCATATAAAAATGGAAATAAAACCATAATAGCTGGCAATGGCGGTAGTGCGGCAGATGCCCAGCATATTGCCGGGGAATTCGTTAGTAGATTCTATTTTGATAGACCAGGACTGGCATCTATTGCCTTAACTACGGATACATCGGTTTTAACGGCTATTGGAAATGACTATGGGTATGAAAAAATTTTTGTAAGGCAACTTCAAGCAAATGGGAAAGCCGGTGACGTATTTTTAGGTATTTCTACTAGCGGAAATTCTAAAAATGTAATAGAGGCTTTAAAGTATGCGAGAGAAAATAATATTTTAACGGTTGGGTTTACCGGTGAAAATGGTGGTCTTATGAAAAATGTCTGCGATTATTGTATATGCATGCCATCTAACGAAACGCCGAGAATACAGGAGGGGCATATTCTGATAGCTCACACTATATGTGCAGTTGTAGAAGAATTTATATTCGGTAAAGGTTTTTAGTTTTGGAAGCGATAATTTTAGCTGGAGGTCTTGGTACTAGACTTCGGGCAGTAGTTTCTAATGTCCCGAAGCCAATGGCTCCAATAATGGGTATACCATTCTTGGAATACATTTTTAGATACCTTAAAAAAAATAATATTAATAAAGTGGTATTGTCTGTTTGCTATAAAAGAGACACTATTATTAAATATTTTAGTGATACGTTTTTTGATATAAGTATAAAATATTCAGTAGAAGAAGAACCATTGGGCACCGGTGGCGCAATAAAGCAGTCGTTAAAATTTTGCAATAACGAGAATGTCTTGTTGCTTAATGGCGACACGTTTTTTAACGTAAATTTGGATGCGCTATTCAAAAGTCATCTAAATAATTTAGCGGACTTAACTCTATGTTTAAAGCCAATGTGTAACTTTGATAGGTACGGTATTGTAAAGTTGGATTCCGCAAATAGGGTTATTGGATTTAATGAGAAAAAGTATTGCGAGAACGGTTTAATAAATGGTGGTTTATATATTATAAGGAAAAATTTTTTAGATAATGAAGATGTACAAAAATTTTCTTTTGAAGATTTTATGAATAAAAACTATAAAGAAAAGAAAATTTATGGAGTAATAGATAATGGATATTTCATTGACGTAGGTATTCCGGAGGACTATTATAAGGCGCAAAAGGAGCTAAAATATGTTACATAAAGCTCTATTTTTGGATAGAGACGGAGTTATAAACATAGAAAAAAATTATCTTTATAAAATTTCTGAATTCGAATTTATAGATGGTATATTTGATGTTTGTAGATATTTTCAAAGGCTTGATTATTTTATAGTAGTTATCACAAATCAGGCCGGTATAGCAAGAGGATTATATACGGAAGACAATTTCATTAAATTAAACAATTGGATGATTGGTGAATTTAAGTCAAATAATATTAATATTACAAAAGTGTACTACTGTCCGCATCATCCAGAATTCGGTGTAGAGTGCGAGTGTAGAAAGCCAAGGCCTGGTATGATATTAAGAGCAAAGGCAGAAATTGGTATAGATTTGCAAAATTCTATACTAGTCGGTGATAAAATTTCAGATGTTGAAGCTGGTATAAATGCTGGTATAGGGAGAAACTATTTGATTACAACTGATTCCAGCATAAAAGAAAGTATATATTTTAATAAAATTAGCAATATAAAGGAGCTTGTGAAATATGCAAAAAGATTCTAGAATTTTGATTACTGGCGGCAATGGCTTGGTTGGATATGCCTTAAAAAAATTATTGCAAGAACAAGGATATTCGCAGATATTTACACCAACGAGCAGAGAGTATAATCTAGCAAATATGGAACAAACGTTAAAAATGTTTGCAGAATTGAAACCAGATTATGTTTTCCATAATGCGGCTAGAGTATATGGTATAATGGGAAATATGGAAAATAAGGGATTATCTTATCTTGATAATGTTATGATAAATACTAATGTTGTCGAGGCTAGTAGGATTTTTAATGTTAAAAAAATAGTAGCGATGGGCTCTGGATGTGTTTACCCATACCCGTCTCCTGGGTTACCGCTAAAAGAAGATATGATGTGGATGGGGTATCCGCATGATTCTGAGGACTCTTATGCTATTTCAAAAAGAGCTATGTACGCACAGTTGTGTGCCTATAAAAAGAGTTATAATACCAATTTTGCTTTTGTTATTAGTTGTAATTTGTATGGTCCTCATGATAAATTTGATGAAAATTTCGGACATGTTACGCCGGCTTTGATTAGTAAATTTTATAGAGCTTATAAAAATGGTGATGATATTGTTGTTTGGGGCGACGGATCGGCTCAAAGGGATTTTTTATTTTCCTATGATGCTGCACAAGCACTTATAAATATAATGTTTAATATAGACGGTGCTGTGAATATTGGTAGTAGTAGCGTTATAAAAATAAAGGATATAGTGGATAATTTAGCAGATATAACCGGACTTCATTGTAAGGTCAAATGGGACAGTACGAAGCCTAATGGACAAGATTATCGTGCATATGATTTAACTAAACTAAAATCAACTGGTTTTGAGCCAAAATATGATCTTTATAAAGGTCTAAAAATTACCTGGGATTGGTTTTGTGAAAATATTCAAAATATAAGAAGATGACGTATGCTAAATAGATTTTTATTAAGAAATAAAACTAATAGTATAGCCGTTGTTTGTGATTTTTCTGAAGATAATCCAGTTAAACTATATGCCACAAGGGTATCTAGAGCCATTGGGGCAAGATTAGCGTTTGCCGATACCGGAGCCATAAATAACATATACAATCCAGTACTAAGAGACAAGTCTAAATTTAATAATAATATTGAAAATGTTATAGAGATTGTAAAAAGGTCTGATGTTACACATTTGCATTTGGAACTTGGTATGTATGGTGATACATTGGAAGATATGAGAAGAAATATTTTTAATATATTGGAAAATTCAAGCAAATTGGTTTTATTTGTTCATTCTTTTCATATTCAAGATGATACCTTTACTAATTTATACCTAGACATAATTAGTTTTGTAAATAGTATTAATAATAAAAGTAAAATCTGG
This genomic window contains:
- a CDS encoding tryptophanyl-tRNA synthetase codes for the protein MKKIAYLVVALALIILCIFGFIFSSFGNKFIASKIEKEALARGIDVKFKDFSLGVSTLNLEATVMNAINLKANGELSLLTQSMNLNIDINTDKAKASELGLKEPVALKANVTGKFSDFKLVATGTALGSNINLNANLKDYLPKALNLDAKNIELSEISALTQKPNLASGKLDLTSNMQGVDEKNEPIINAQILASNAAINKEILKNEFGLNLAKDISFKGGVNTKFANEKVSAKTIIIAPEATLKANETTYDLSSKNLKSDFSLNVPDLALFGKLLGEQLNGAVDANGKITMQENALKNLKADINGLGGKINANFDSKNLVLNAANIKLKELLALALQPNYADGEINLNANFSGFDELKKLVGEAKFDIKNGLINKDLAKLKNATKFELKGGAVAKGELVNFGANVLSDLGELKDIKGVYDLKNSQIFSKFALLINDPEKFKAVSGFEVSSKMALAGDVKVKESKIDELNLGGDAFAGKLNATIKNENLDLSLKEAQLGEILALSGNERLANAKANVQAKGQNIFSKSPSIAATIALNDGKFNAATLSKMLDKKFPENEKFSSNLSLDYKGEVAKFSGDFLSSLADIKGIDGSFDVGKNTLSLKLQAVVSELNKLAFLAGRELHGKFASLVTANGKVDDLSVRVTSDDLFKGKFEANYKGGVLDAVLKSFEVKGLTQTLALDHLYDGNGDAKFNYETTQKLGKFDILLKEGHLASTNLTNNIKTFTGKDITKEIYKDGKIYGDIKGDNVIFNVNLSSPKSDINVSNGTYNSATKMLNAPLVCRLEKTDLNVKISGTTDNLKYDVGSQYLENKVKKEIGRFLDKKLGKDDEGASGEKQNLKGLLKGLF
- the groES gene encoding co-chaperone GroES: MNFQPLGKRVLVERVEETKTTASGIIIPDNAKEKPLSGEVKAVGTEIEGVKVGDKVVFAKYGGTEINLDDKTYLVLNIDDILGVIK
- the groL gene encoding chaperonin GroEL (60 kDa chaperone family; promotes refolding of misfolded polypeptides especially under stressful conditions; forms two stacked rings of heptamers to form a barrel-shaped 14mer; ends can be capped by GroES; misfolded proteins enter the barrel where they are refolded when GroES binds), with product MAKEIFYSDDARNRLYEGVKKLNDAVKVTMGPRGRNVLIQKSFGAPNITKDGVSVAKEVELKDTIENMGASLVREVASKTNDQAGDGTTTATVLAHAIFKEGLRNVTAGANPIEVKRGMDKEVAALIDALKNISKKVSGSKEIAQIATISANSDESIGKLIADAMEKVGKDGVITVEEAKSIQDELSVVEGMQFDRGYLSPYFITNPEKMQVELSNPFILLFDKKITNLKDLLPVLEQVQKSGKPLLIIAEDIEGEALATLVVNKLRGVLNISAVKAPGFGDRRKAMLEDIAILTGGEVISEELGRTLESATINDLGQASSVVIDKDNTTIVNGAGEKSAIDARITQIKAQIAETTSDYDKEKLQERLAKLSGGVAVIKVGAATETEMKEKKDRVDDALSATRAAVEEGIVVGGGSALILASKSVNLNLQGDEAIGAEIVRRALRAPLRQIAENAGFDAGVVANAVETSKDANFGFNAATGEYVNMFEAGIIDPVKVERVALQNAVSVASLLLTTEATISEIKEEKAMPAMPDMGGMGGMGGMM
- a CDS encoding phosphomannomutase/phosphoglucomutase encodes the protein MIEEIFREYDIRGIYERDLNETSVKAIGLNFGREMLRRGAKNVSVGYDARLSANEIFGWLVSGLNLAGIKVYGIGLLPTPVGYFSVFSDKFDANVMITGSHNPKEYNGFKITIFKDSYFGEDLQKLKVAVLADIAAKTQIPDDLRAEKFDIATPYKNFLIEQFAHLKALPLKIVIDCANGAVGAVLPEICEALNLNAQILYPEPDGNFPNHHPDPSEEKNLIDLKAALKGEFDIGFGFDGDGDRIAVLTKKRNIKGDELAYLYSLAMKNPRVLGEVKCSQNMYDEIDAHGGKSFMGRTGHSNIKKAMKELNIDMAAEVSGHIFFKERYFGFDDATYAMFRALELVAKGFNLDGELDKLPKVFSTDEIKIKTTDAQKFKLVAKLKEVLVEIYEKGDAQNLLAGLGKIAEIIDIDGVRVRFEDGSWALVRASNTTPVIVTRFETKDQILLVKLQETFLNLVENLKQKA
- a CDS encoding GDP-mannose 4,6-dehydratase yields the protein MGKVALITGITGQVGSQMADFLLENTSYEIVGMMRWQEPMDNLYHLNDRINKKDRISIYYADLNDYASINRMINAVRPNVIFHLAAQSFPKTSFNIPIETLQTNIIGTASLLEVIRQFKETDGYDPVVHICSSSEVYGRAKPGEKLNEDTKFHGASPYSISKIGTDYLGRFYGEAYNIKTYITRMGTHTGPRRSDVFFESTVAKQIALIEAGLQEPVVKVGNLSSVRTFQDARDAVRAYYLLSLESEKGNIPCGEVFNIAGEEAYKLPEVVDLLIGYSTMKDKIRVETDTDRLRPIDADYQMFDNTKIRQFIDWKPEIPTKKMFLDLLNHWRDEISKGKIPLNR